A window of Halichoerus grypus chromosome 12, mHalGry1.hap1.1, whole genome shotgun sequence contains these coding sequences:
- the IL6 gene encoding interleukin-6 → MNSLSASAFSPVAFSLGLLLVMATAFPTPGPVGGESQADATSNRPPLTSPDKMEDFIKYILGKISALRKEMCDKYNKCEDSKEALAENNLRLPKLAEKDGCFQSGFNQETCLTRITTGLLEFQIHLKYIQANYEGNKENANSVYISTKLLLQMLMKKVKSQDEVTTPDPTTDTSLQAILKAQDKWLKHTTIHLILRSLEDFLQFSLRAVRIM, encoded by the exons ATGAACTCCCTCTCCGCAA GCGCCTTCAGTCCAGTCGCCTTCTCCCTGGGGCTGCTCCTGGTGATGGCTACTGCTTTCCCTACCCCGGGACCTGTGGGAGGAGAGTCCCAAGCTGATGCGACCTCAAATAGACCACCACTCACCTCTCCAGACAAAATGGAAGACTTCATTAAGTACATCCTCGGCAAAATCTCTGCACTGAGAAAGGAG ATGTGTGACAAGTATAACAAGTGCGAAGACAGCAAGGAGGCCCTGGCAGAAAACAACCTACGTCTTCCAAAACTGGCAGAAAAGGACGGATGCTTCCAGTCTGGGTTCAACCAG GAGACCTGCCTGACAAGAATCACTACTGGTCTTCTGGAGTTTCAGATACACCTGAAATACATCCAGGCCAACTATGAGGGTAATAAGGAAAATGCCAACTCTGTGTACATCAGTACCAAACTCCTGCTCCAGATGCTGATGAAAAAG gtaAAGAGTCAGGATGAAGTGACCACCCCTGACCCCACCACAGACACCAGCCTGCAGGCTATCCTGAAGGCGCAGGACAAGTGGCTGAAGCACACAACAATTCACCTCATCCTGCGGAGCCTTGAGGATTTCCTGCAGTTCAGCCTGAGGGCTGTTCGCATCATGTAG